Proteins found in one Streptomyces sp. NBC_00461 genomic segment:
- a CDS encoding class I SAM-dependent methyltransferase, translating to MPARNLTANRAALGHRITYALRHPDRVPRHLARAARDLWLSHRHPDHISYYRAVMRSDTRADPDAAVGSRDRERWLALGAMQFDYLVGHGLRPEHRMLEIGCGNLRGGWRFIRHLEPGHYYGIDISPDILGAAQDTLVEMGLEKRLPTLTPVRDLTLRFLPDAHFDVVHAHSVFSHSPLPVIEECLANVGRVLAPGGWFDFTFDRTEGEEHQVLREDFYYRTETLVALAGRYGLRARFMEDWEELPHGQSKIRVTHRPDGEAH from the coding sequence ATGCCCGCCAGGAACCTCACCGCCAACCGAGCCGCCCTCGGCCACCGCATCACCTACGCCCTGCGCCACCCCGACCGCGTGCCCCGCCATCTCGCCCGTGCCGCCCGGGACTTGTGGCTCAGCCACCGTCACCCGGACCACATCTCCTACTACCGCGCCGTGATGCGCTCCGACACCCGCGCCGACCCGGACGCGGCCGTCGGCAGCCGCGACCGGGAGCGCTGGCTGGCGCTGGGGGCCATGCAGTTCGACTACCTCGTCGGCCACGGCCTGCGGCCCGAGCACCGCATGCTGGAGATCGGCTGCGGCAACCTGCGCGGCGGCTGGCGGTTCATCCGCCATCTGGAGCCCGGGCACTACTACGGCATCGACATCTCACCCGACATCCTCGGCGCCGCGCAGGACACGCTCGTGGAGATGGGCCTGGAGAAGCGACTGCCCACCCTCACGCCCGTACGCGACCTGACGTTGCGTTTCCTGCCCGACGCCCACTTCGACGTCGTACACGCGCACAGCGTGTTCTCGCACTCGCCGCTGCCCGTCATCGAGGAGTGCCTGGCCAACGTCGGGCGGGTGCTCGCGCCGGGTGGCTGGTTCGACTTCACCTTCGACCGTACGGAGGGGGAGGAGCACCAGGTGCTGCGGGAGGACTTCTACTACCGGACCGAGACCCTGGTCGCGCTGGCCGGGAGGTACGGACTGCGGGCCCGGTTCATGGAGGACTGGGAGGAGCTTCCGCACGGGCAGTCCAAGATCCGGGTCACCCATCGGCCGGACGGTGAGGCGCACTGA